The region aatacatacaattgggggggggggttaactTGTGTTAGAGGGAAAAGTAAATAACTACCCCAGTGGGTCTGGCTTACAAGGGTCTTAATAATGGTATAGGATTCTGCAAAACATGAAACGAGATCATTATTGTGCACAGCAGTCAGTTATGTGCGACACATTAGATACTGAGGGTACAGAAAGTTGGAGCAGGCATGAGCCTGTGGAAATGTGTTCTAAGTACTTCGGAAGAAGCAACTGTTAGGCTCGTTATAGAAGACGGAATCTATTTGGGGACCCATGTCTTTGAGAATAGATGATAGGTCTAGCACTATCTTGTGTGTGACCATACTTACCTACCATGTCCAAGGCCCTGACTTTGACCTTCAACACCACAGGGGAAAATATTTACAGATATTTGCTTATTGTCACGGCAAGTATACTAAATTCAGAGGATAAAATAGGTTTAATTCACTGAAAAACATGGTGTAACTAACTTTTTTAAACTTCTAGGGTAAAACGCTAGGAGACACGAAGCATGAAGCTAGAAGAATAGCGAGTGACAGTTTGAGCTTCCTGTTCGTCAAAGAGGTAGAAGTCGCTAGTCCAGAGGTGAAGACTTACAAAGAAGAAACACTGGACCCGAAGAATAAAGGAACTCTCGAGAagcaggagggggaagaagaagaaatctcagagacacagggagaagaaACTTCAGAGGGAGAGACCTCAGAgttgggggaggaagagggagagggttCAGagtcagaagaggaggaagagggagagggttCGGagtcagaagaggaggaagagagttcTGAgtcaaaagaggaggaagaaagttcAGAGtcgggggaggaggaagaggactctggggaggaggaggaagagaactcAGAAATGGGGAAGAAGGAGGTAGCCTCCATACGACAGGAAGTTCTGGGCTCGGCCTTTCAGGGCCTTGCAGTGGCAGAAGAATGTGGTGTCGGGAAAATCACCAGGACTGCTGAGCAGATTGGCTTAATTAGTTTGGTAGTAGATTCTGAATCAGAGGAAGAAGTAAACAGAAAGACGGCTTCCCAGACTAAGAACAAGGAGACCTTCCATGGACTTAAAGAACTTGCCTTTAGTTACCTGGTTTGGGActctaagaaaaaaaagctgGTGAGATGCCAGGAGGGAGAAGCAGCTGCCGCTTCTACTCAAAGGACTGGGATGCCGTGTCTAACCTTATATTTGACTTCTCCATCAGAATCTTTAGGGGCAGGTAGCGATGGTCCTAAAAGCCATTCATGTACAAAGTTGAGTGCTCTGTCACAAGTCTCTCCACTTTTAATGAACATAGAAAAGGGGAGGTACAAGGCGCTGCAAACAGAAGAGCTAACAGCCAAAGAAGCAGACTTGATCCTTGAAACCGAAGAAAACTTTAGGAGAGGCGTGATCAGTGTTATCAGACAGATGCAAAGGGAGGTCGacaaaatcaaaaacatttaCGTTTCTGACGTCCTGAATATGAAAAGTGAACTGGATGACCTGAATTCCTTAGCTTGCATGATTGAGGCCAGGGTGAGCGAACAGGAAGATGCCAAGGATACAATGCAGTTAGCCAGGGAGATCATTGATAAAGAAAGGCTGAGAGAGAGGGAAGATAGGTTTCGAAGCTCCAACATCCGTGTGATAGGGattccagagaaagaaaaccGGGAGAACGGAGCGGTGGACATAATTAAGGAAGTAATTGAAGAAAACTTTGCCGAGCTAGAAGACCAGAGCCTCGAGATTGTCAGCGCTCATCGTGTCCCTAATTCAGTGGATGAGCACAGAGTCACGCCTAGACACATCTTAGTGAAGTTTGGGAGTGCTAGTGATAAGCAGAGAGTCCTAAAAGCTTCCAGAGCAAAACAAGAAATAACCTACAGAGGGTCCAAGATCAGACTGACAGCTGACTTATCACCTGGTACAATAGATGCACGGAGCCAGTGGTGCGGTATCATAAAAATTCTGCAAGACAAAGGCTTTCAGCCGAGAATCCTTTATCCTGCCAAACTGGCATTTGATTTTAAAGGTAAAACCAAGATATTTTTTGACATTGAGGAATTCAAGAAGTTTATCTCTGATATACCCTATTTGAAAGATCTGTTGAACAATATACATTAGCAACCTAGAGTGCTCTCTGTCCACCAAAATACAAAACCAAGTAGAGTTGGACAGTGGACCATCACGTCTCTGTCTTGAAGGGTGGATGGCTGACTTTTTTCCTCCAGGGAAAGGGGCTGGGGAAGCGGTACAACTCCCTGAGTGTTGGTTGAGTTAGACAGCGTATGTAGCTTTTCAGTAGCCATCTACCTTGGTAAGGAGGAATCTTGTCAGTGTGACCACACTCGGGAAAATACTAGAGGCCACAGTGGGATGGGAAAGGACATGACAAGTTAGAAGAGTCTGCAGGCTGACTGACTCAACAGGATTACATTGCTTTATTATTTACCATTATATATTAAAGCTTGAAGTTTGAATTTGTCATTGGTTTACTTAATGTCCCTGCTTATTTTCCAGAGAACCTTGCGGTTAACTGTATATTGTCTAATCGCTTCTTTGTATTGTTTCAACCCATCCATTAGTGGAGTCTTTACCTTAGCACGTGACCGTGTGTGCATAGATAGTGCTTCCTTTGAAATCAGTCTTTAGAGAGGAGACACGGAAGAAATCCGGGAGAAGAAAATAgcatgttttgtcttgttttacaCTGGTCTCCAGTATCCCAAATTGTCCTGAACCCCTCCATGTAGCTAGGACtagcctcctgcttcagcctgccAAGTGCTGAAGTTATGTTTTTGGGAAAACACCATGCAGTGAAAATTGTGTCTAATCCTGGGGCAAGTTAGGACAACAGAGCAAGCCCTGACACCCTGTGAGGTTGGGGGAGTCTACAGAAGACAGTGCCAGGCACCcctggttttattatttttcccatgCTGGGAGTGGAACCAAAGCCTGCTAGCTCTCTTGCTGTGTCCTCACTCAGACCTGACTTAAATGTCAGATGTAAAATGGCACAGTCATCCTCGATGCTGTGTTGTCTCTTTTAGAAgatgtttattttacatgtatagaCATTTCgtcttcatgtatgtttgtgccacatgcctggtgccctcagatgccctgggactgggattacagatgactGCAAGCCACCTGTTAGGTGCTGGGGcctgaaaccaggtcctctggaagagcaggcagcagCACTTCTAACCAGactcatccctccagccctgtgtTTTGGTCTCTGGCTGTGCTGATTTGCTTTGAGGGACTGATAGAAGACCTGCGTTTACTcctagcactcaggtggcagttcacaaccatatgctttcttctggcctccaggggtacCAGGTATAAATATGGTGCGCAGAGATAGATAcaggcaaagcacacacacaagtaaaagtcttaaaaataaactaagcCCCAACCTTTAGTTCTAGCTATTAGGAGATTAAGGAAGAAGGGCCAATGAGCTCAGGGGTCCgaaaccagcctgggcaacatagggAGACCATCTTACAGAATGTCAAAGGCCTTCAAGCTATAAAAATTGGCATGTAGGCCTGTGAACTCCAGTCTTATGGGAGGCTGATAGCATGTTCAGACAGTGTGGACTACAGGTGACACCCCATTTCCTACCACAGTAAAGGAAGACAGATATGAGCTCCAAGGAGTTTTGTCCATGAGGCGAAACTCAGTTTTATGCAAGTTTAAGAAGAGATCGTATTTAGTTGACTCATCTTGAGAGTTTTACCAGTGTTGGCTCCACCCAGATTTAATAATTCAAGCATGTCTCCCCACTGGTCCCAGTGTGGGGTAAACTATGTGGGTCTTTGTTTATGGagagcttttgttttttaaaaggcttattcacatattttatgtatataagtgttgtGGCTTCATgaccaccagaagagggcatcagatcacagatgatcgtgagctaccatgtggtacatgggaattgaaatcaggacctctggaacagcagcagtCAGgtctggtgctcttaaccgctgagccatcgctccagcttGAGACCTACACTTTAATTACAATATCTGTCTTAAACAAATATATAAGTTACTGGGAGAGTACCTACTTACAGTGCATGAAGCTCTGGGCACAATCCCAGCAcgaaaagaaatttttaaatgctTGTGTGATTCCAGTTGTGGCCTATCATATAGGCTCCTATGGTTTGATTTTGGAGGCAGAAGAAATGTCTCCACAGCCTACTCCCTGGGGAGTtctgagaggaagaggaggtagctTGCTCCTGGCGGCACTGGGCTTGCCAGCGACCCTTCCTGCCTTAAGTGCCCACAGGAGCCCACACAGTAGAAGTTGCTTGGCTACTCTCCCCATCACTAGGACTCTTGCTGATTGGGACTGTCATCTTAATGAACTTCTAACTTTGTAGAAGATAAGGGTTTTCCTAAGCCAAATCCTGGTCAGATGTCAATCTGCTAGCGGCAGGGATCCTGGACACGCCATTTCCACTTTGATGCCCATGTGTTGAGGTACAGAGTGTGAGCCTCCTCAAGGCTCCCAAAGTTGAGGGTTAGCTGGGGATGTCAGTGTCCCAGGAGGACCCCTCAGGCCATGCCAGGCACTAAGCAGAGGATGATGGTAAAGCTCCTGTGTGCTGGCAGGAGGCTGGCACAACAAgagggaagtgcttgctgtgcgcttccgctctctcttcctcttgtctCTACATCAGAAACACCAAGTCTCAACCTCCTCTGCCTTTCATGTTGAGTCTGGCAACCAGGGCATTGCATGTTTCCTGGTTAGAGTTAGGGTCCATCTGAAGTGTTTCTTCAGCGCCTGGTGCCGCTCCCAGGTGTGCCTGTGGAGGGGTGAGGCTTCGGTTTTGACTACACTTCATGCGGCTCAGAGTGTTTTTCAACTTTTAGGTTTTTGTGACATGGTTTCACTacgtagccttggctggcctcaaactcattaatatctgcctgcccctgccttctgaatgctgggatcaaaggtatgcaccaccacgctAGGCCTAAGACATTAAAAGGGAAGGGAGTGTTTCTTAGTGCATACATGCCATGCGCGGTATGCACGCACGGAGGTCAGAACAAGTCTTCTGTGGACCCAGCTATCTTGTTTCCCTTTTGCATGGATTCAGAGGATTGAACTCACATTGTTAGGCTTTCACAGGAAGTAGCACCTTTTCCTGGAGCCTTATCACCAGTGGGTTTCAGGAAAGGCTTTGATGGATGGCATTTGCTGCATCTGTCATCCTAAAGTGAAGAGactatattttttaaacactgtGGCCATGGGTCCAGTCATCGTAGGTGACATGTCTACTAAGAAAAACACCTGTGAGCGGAATGTATTAAGATACTTCTAAAACTTCTCGATGCAAAAGCTGATCCTCCTAAAACACATCATCACTGCCCCTGCACATGCTCATCCACTTGTGTAACACACAAGAAAGGTGAGTGTGAGCTGAGGCAGGGCTGAATATACATCCCAACAATAGTAATATATGTGATCTGAGAGTCTTTGGGAGTGATGTTGCTCTCAATGgatcttaaaagagaaaactagctgggcggtggtggtgcacgcctttaatcccagcacttgggaggcagaggcaggtggatttgtgagttcaaggccaacctggtcttcaaagtgagttccaagatggccagggctacacagagaaaccctgtctctgtgtaaaataaaataaatgagaaaacgaAAATATATGCCATAAAGAACTGTTCTTAAATGAATGAGATTATAAGCTCATTTAGGAGGTGTGTTGTATGAGACCACACAGGCTCATAAGCTAAAAGTATCAGCCAAAGAAAAAGGTCAAATGAAGTTCTATATAAATCTCAAGGACATCAAGGCATGTGTCTTCATTATGTATTTGGTTCATAATCTCATTTGTGAAATCTCCACAGGAAAATATGGCTTTCCAGACAAGTTCAATTCAAATGTTTTCATTCTGATATTAGCATGGTTCATTGCTactttaatgttcttttttttttttttggtttttcgagacagggtttctctgtatagccctggctgtcctggaactcattctgtagaccaggttggccttgaactcagaaatccacctgcctctgcctcccaagtgctgggattaaaggcgtgcaccaccaccgcctggctactTTAATGTTCTTATTTGAAATCTCTCCCTCTAGAGTGAGAGATTTGATAgttgtggcaaaaaaaaaaaaaaaaatttttttttttttttttttttttctctttcaggggTGTTTATTTCTCAGACAGAGGAGAATCAGGGTCAGGATCCTTGGCCTGACAAGGCCTGGACCTGACAAAACACCATGTGGTGACCAGGGACAGAGCAGAGGCAAAGGAGACATGCTTCCAATTTGTCCTGGCCGAGTTCAGAAAGGGCCTGCCCAGAGATGGTGACACTAAGAACTGTGGCACAGGCTATCCAGCTGGCCCAAGTGGAGTCAAAAAATACTGACAAACTAGGTACAAATTTCCAGGTCCCACAAGAGAGACAAGTAAGGCTTGAGACCTGTGGCTTTGTCCCCCAGGGGCACTCTCTGGAGACAGATGTTCTGAGTGCTGCCTAAAaggacagagaaagcagaagggtTAACACCCTCTATCCCCATCCTGCCTCTTAGATGGAACCCAAGGAAAGTTTGGGCAATCTGATTCTCCCCTAGCTACCGAACCATCTCCAGCTCTGGCCATGGTAAAGAGCGGCCAAGCCTGTAAAAA is a window of Mus caroli chromosome 4, CAROLI_EIJ_v1.1, whole genome shotgun sequence DNA encoding:
- the L1td1 gene encoding LINE-1 type transposase domain-containing protein 1, with the protein product MSGVQSKAARLQKERKEKLSADRERKTATSLCLKHSEVPASMMKQFNALMEMQEAMFAEMRETYKNDIKEMLLKRTAPWVKRLEERIGQQEGDADSERPKPGEKVEEESSGTDEDTENLTVRSKKGNLDRKQDKAKPLNSSHVLKSSLERVGAALRGEHGRCGESSSLVDRKNANEKPAREPSCQSEENPLKAPKQSPPEGGAGATLRLAADFSAATLDVGRQWSQVFRLLKEKELEPELQCSVKLAFKCDGEANVFSDLHSLRQFTSRKPFLRELLKDVFPQNEGGRRNELRERLGKTLGDTKHEARRIASDSLSFLFVKEVEVASPEVKTYKEETLDPKNKGTLEKQEGEEEEISETQGEETSEGETSELGEEEGEGSESEEEEEGEGSESEEEEESSESKEEEESSESGEEEEDSGEEEEENSEMGKKEVASIRQEVLGSAFQGLAVAEECGVGKITRTAEQIGLISLVVDSESEEEVNRKTASQTKNKETFHGLKELAFSYLVWDSKKKKLVRCQEGEAAAASTQRTGMPCLTLYLTSPSESLGAGSDGPKSHSCTKLSALSQVSPLLMNIEKGRYKALQTEELTAKEADLILETEENFRRGVISVIRQMQREVDKIKNIYVSDVLNMKSELDDLNSLACMIEARVSEQEDAKDTMQLAREIIDKERLREREDRFRSSNIRVIGIPEKENRENGAVDIIKEVIEENFAELEDQSLEIVSAHRVPNSVDEHRVTPRHILVKFGSASDKQRVLKASRAKQEITYRGSKIRLTADLSPGTIDARSQWCGIIKILQDKGFQPRILYPAKLAFDFKGKTKIFFDIEEFKKFISDIPYLKDLLNNIH